ttttgtttttatttatttatttatttatttatttattttttatcttctttcttaAGCCTCCAAGTGGCAGCATTTTAGGCTTCCataactttctctctctactgttTGACCTTGTGCCACTTcaagggagagagaaaatatgcGTTATTACTTTTTTGCCCTTGTCCTTTTTaggaaaaaatgatttattacCATCTAGCACGGGTGTACCTGAGTTGGATTAGATTGAGTTTACATTTTATAGGCTAACTCGAGGTTGGTAATTCAAGTAATCCAAAATtgtttcacaacccaacccgacaCTTTATGTTCGAgttaggttgagttgagtttaCCGTTGATGCAAGAAAATGTTGGGTAACAATTGGGCATGTCATTCGTGTTTGCTAGAAGCTTTCTTGCTGTTACAGAAACGACATGAGATGAGGAGAAGAAAGTGTGATTCCATAATGAGTAAGTGAAACTCGAGGGGAAGGAGGTTGATTGAAGCCCTGgttttttgagaaatttgtgcgcaatttcaaaaacaatatGAGACAATTAGTGTGACGTGCAACTTTGGGAAGAACAGtaactcaaaatttgaactgaactagtttgattttaaaaaaagaaaaaattatccaACCCGAATCATTGATTCGGATTGGGTTGGTCCGATTTTCTAGATTTTTGGGTTCAATGTACACCTCAAGAATTTGGTCGGAATGGTTGAATAAAACCTGAAAAATAGTCTATGTGCTTTTATAAACTCTCATGAATAGTCTATATTTGTACCAGTAACGGCTTATGGATGAGTGCTCTTCGTGTAGTTCGTTGGCCGTGAACCTACGTGCCTATGACTTTGTTTCCTAGGAAATCCGTGCAACGGAAGATCTTGAATGTGAGAATTTCTATACGAAAAACATTCTCTTAAACAAGGTATTTGTGTTTGGATTACAGCTCAAGACCAGTCTCATGAAAACCTTATATTCTCGAAGGAGGTTCTACCGCGTAGAAACGCTCTTTAGCTTTAGGTAGTCGTGACCAAGAAACCACCAGTTTCGCTTGGTGGGTCGGGAATGCCCGACTTATCATTTATCCGATacattattgaattttgaaaagggtatttttggaaaaaaaaaacataaattgaaGACTTGGCTATGAAATACCTTTTTGgttccttttttaaaattaaagaccAAGAACATGAAGCCAAATGCaagaaaacaatacaaaaGTTTTTGTGGCTGCTCCTCAAATTCAACTCagtgataataataattaaaaaaatgaaatcaattttcatttcatataaatcTTCATTTCCCAACAATCAATTAAGAACATTCAGTCTCCAATCattaatcaaacaaacaaaaacctcCATGGAAATCCACTTTCAGTCGCCGGGAACCCACGGCGGAGCCACCGCTTCATTGGGCAAATCAAGCAAATTCAAAGGCAGAACTAGAGGGAACAATGCTAACAAGTTCGTCGGAGTCCGGCAGCGGCCGTCGGGGAGATGGGTGGCGGAAATCAAAGACACGACAAAGAAAATCCGAATGTGGCTCGGAACTTTCGAGACGGCGGAGGAAGCCGCCCGAGCTTACGATGAAGCCGCTTGTCTTCTTCGAGGTTCCAATACAAGAACGAATTTCATCCCACAAATCTCCACTAATTCCCCAATCGCCTCACGAATTCGCAGCCTTTTAAACAGCAGAAAAAACCCAATTCTAAATCCACTCAAAAACcactccgccgccgccgccgccgctccAATAATTCAGGACGGCCGGCTGTTCGACGGCGCCTATAAACCCGACATGACGAACTGTTTGGAAGAAACAGAGATGGGTTCTGATTTTTGTAGCGATTCATCTTGTTCTTCTGATTCTTCTCGATTGGGGGCTTCTTCTGGAGTTGGGTTTGTCGATGGGCTTTCGATGGTGCAAGAATCGATGAAGTTTCCGGTGAACGCGGCGGCGTTTCAAGCGGAAGGCGAACATTCAGAGGATTTGGAGCTATCAGCTTTTGAGAGGATGAAAGTTGAGAGGCAAATTTCTGCTTCTTTATATGCCATGAATGGAGTTCAGGAGTATATGGAGGCTGTTCATGAGGCCTCTGAGGCAATTTGGGATCTTCCACCACTCTGTTCTTTGTTCTGTTGATGATCATGAACAGATTAAGATAAACCATGTGGGTTTatctcttattttctttgtttagtgCTTGATTTTAGTGTTTTTCTTATGACAAATGTTGTCCGTACAAGAATTTGGGAgattaaaacatgaaattggAGACAGAAACCATTTAAAGAAGATCAAACTTTTGGTGGGTAATTTAGAAATCAATCTAAAAagcttaaaattcaaaagggTATGTAAATAATTTGTGATTAAGAAGCTTGTTCATGAATAAACTCCATTTTTAAGGGATTTGCCTTATTTTCCGTTTGGGAAAGataaaaacagaacaaaacagAACGCACCCATTTACTTCAAGGG
The window above is part of the Cucurbita pepo subsp. pepo cultivar mu-cu-16 unplaced genomic scaffold, ASM280686v2 Cp4.1_scaffold000710, whole genome shotgun sequence genome. Proteins encoded here:
- the LOC111785750 gene encoding ethylene-responsive transcription factor RAP2-11-like — encoded protein: MEIHFQSPGTHGGATASLGKSSKFKGRTRGNNANKFVGVRQRPSGRWVAEIKDTTKKIRMWLGTFETAEEAARAYDEAACLLRGSNTRTNFIPQISTNSPIASRIRSLLNSRKNPILNPLKNHSAAAAAAPIIQDGRLFDGAYKPDMTNCLEETEMGSDFCSDSSCSSDSSRLGASSGVGFVDGLSMVQESMKFPVNAAAFQAEGEHSEDLELSAFERMKVERQISASLYAMNGVQEYMEAVHEASEAIWDLPPLCSLFC